The Mycolicibacterium duvalii DNA window CTGCAATTGCCGGAGCCCGGCGGCCCTGGCTTCGCCGTCGTGCGGCCAATCGGTGTGGTCGAAGGCGTGCCGTGCCGCCGCGACGGCCCGTTCCATATCGGCCCGAGTACCGTCGGCCGCGCCGCCCATGACCTCTTCGGTGGCGGGATTGATGTTGTCGAACTGCCGCCCTGTTTCGGACTCGACGAGCTTGCCGTCGATGAGCATACGAGATTCGTGTGTCACGGGTTGACGTCCTTCACCACTGTCGAAGTTCCTTGACCGCATCCGCCGGCCGGGGAGCCAAGGTCAGGTAGGGGATGAAACTGCTTTTGCCGCAACGGAGCACGGAATGGACCACGTCGGCCAAGTGATCGGCGTCGACGAGGCCACCCTGCATGTAGCCGTTGTCCATCCAGAATCGGATCGCGGTATCCAGTGCGGCGGGATCCCAAGTCTTGTTGAACTCTGTCTGTGAGTCGCCGCTGCCGCCGAAGCTGTCGCCGACTGCCAGCCGCGTGAAGCCGATGTTGGGATGCTCGATCCGCCACGCCTCGACGAGCTTGTCCAGCGCAGCCTTGCTGACCGCGTAGGCACCCAGCATCGGCCATGGTGTGGAGTACGACGCGCTCAGCGAGGACAGATACACCGCGGAACCGGCGTTCGCCGCCAGGTGCGGTGCAGCGGCAGCGGTCACCAGCGATGCGCCGGTCACATTCGTGGCGAACAGCTGCGCCCACTGCTCGGCGGTCACTTCGGCCAACGGCGCCAGGACCCCCATCCCCGTGGTGTACACGAGCGCGTCCAAGCCGCCGAACGTGTCGGTCACCTCCGCGAAGGCTCGTTGGCAACTCGCCTCATCGGTGACGTCGCACGCGACGGCGGCCGCGTCGTTTCCCGCTTCCTTGGCCGCGTTCTCGAGCCTGTCCTTCCGGCGGGCCATGAAGGCCACGCGGGCGCCCTTCGCGGCCAATCCCATTCCGATGCAGCGGCCGAGGCCGGCCGAAGCGCCGACAACGGCGACTCGGAGCGCGGGATCGTCTGAGGGTCGAATTGGCTGGTCGGTCTGCGCCATGGGGCTCCTTGCGCCGGATTGAGGCAAAGCTATCAAGACTATAGAGGGACTATATGCAAAAAGTGAAAACAATAATTTCCGTAGGGGGTGCGGAAGCTCTTGTGCTCTGTGGAAGACATCAGCGGCGCAGCGACTTTCGCTTGTCAGGCGCAAAGCTCAGTAGCAGGTGATCCAGTATTCGGGCGGCTCGGCGCTGAGCCTCGCCGGGGTCGGGCGCGTGAGCCACCAGCAGCGCGCCCTCCTCCAATGCGGCTACGAGCATATGCGTCAGTTCGTTGACCGGTTGCTCCTCGATGACACCCTCGGAGATGGCTTCGCCGACCTGCTCCTCGATCAGCGCGATGCTGTTGCCCTGCTGGATGAGGCGCACGGCCTGCCATCCGAGAACCACGGGGCCGTCGAGCAGCATGATGCGTTGTACCTCTGGTTCGAGGGCTGCATCGAGGAAACTGTGCAAGCCGCGACTCAGCCGTTCCCACGGGTCCTCGCCCTGCGGTGGCGAGGCCAGAGATCTCAGGGTGAGGTCGTTCTCGACTTCTTCGAATACCGCACGGAACAACTCGGATTTGTCCTTGAAATGGTGATAGAACGCTCCGCGGGTGCCCACTCCGGATTTGGTGACCAGATCGCCGATGCTGGTGTTGAAGAATCCCTGGGCAACGAACAGGGCGCGACCTGCATCCACGAGGTCGCGGCGGGTCTGGTCGCCGCGTTCCCGCCGCTCGTGGTCGGCGCCACCCCGCTTGGCCATGCGGGACATCATAGCAACCTTCATGCTGTATGTTGCGGACATGGCTGACGACGAGGTTCGCGCGTACGGTTCGGTGGCTCCGTTGAAAGTCGGTTTGCTCAACGACTATCCGACGATGGGCGACACCGACAACGACACCATCGCCGCGATCAGCCTGGTCCTTGACGAGGCGCTCGCGGCCGGGCTGATCGATCGACCGGTGCAGCTCGTCAAGCGCAACGTCGTAGGGTTGCCCAACGGCACGTATGCCGCAGTGGAGGAGGCGTTCGACGAGCTGGTGGGGGAGGGCTGCTTGGCCATCTTCGGGCCTTGGGTATCCGACAATGTCGTGCCGCTCAGCCCCCATGTCGAATCAACTGCACGGGTGCCGATCATCACCCTTTCAGGGTCGGAAGGTGCGCTCGGCGAATGGTGTTTCGCGCTGAACAACGGGTCGATGGCCGAGGAACCCGTGATGCTGGCTGCCGTCATGCTGGGCGACGGCAGGTCTCGCATCGCGATTGCCTACGAGGCTTCGTTGATCGGCAAGGAGTATCTGTCGTTTGCCGAGAAGGCCTACACGGCTGCTGGTTTGACGGTCGCGACTACCGTCGCCATTCCTCAAGTGGAGGCCGAGAAGGCAACCGCGGTGAAAGCGCTGCGTGCGGCGCAACCAGACGCGGTGGTGCACGTCGGCTTCGGCCACGGCCTGTGGGGATTCACCGATGCGCTGCTCGACGCCGGCTGGGACCCGCCGCGCTACACGACCACGGCCTTCGAGCTGGCACACGTCAATGCCGAGTGGATGCGGCAGCTCGCCGGATGGGTCGGGCTCGACAGCTACGACGAACGGAACTCGGTGGGGCAGGCGTTTCTCGACCGCTTCGAAGCGCGGTACGGGCGGCGGCCCGGACATTCGATGCCAGGGCTTGCTCATGACGCCGCCACAGTCATCGTGCGTGGGCTGTCGGCGGCGCGGCCACTGACCGGCGCGGGCGTCAAGGACGGCATCGAACAGGTCAAATTGATTCCTGCGGCGAGCGGAGCCCCGGGGACGATGCTGCGCTTCGGCCGCTTCATCCGTCAGGGATGGCTGGGTAGCGACTACCTGATCGCGCGGCGGGTGCTACCCGATGGATCCGGCCATGTCTTCCACGCGGCGCCCAGCGACAACATCTCACGCGCTGTTGGCATCAGCTGCTAGCTGCAGCGCG harbors:
- a CDS encoding SDR family oxidoreductase, with protein sequence MAQTDQPIRPSDDPALRVAVVGASAGLGRCIGMGLAAKGARVAFMARRKDRLENAAKEAGNDAAAVACDVTDEASCQRAFAEVTDTFGGLDALVYTTGMGVLAPLAEVTAEQWAQLFATNVTGASLVTAAAAPHLAANAGSAVYLSSLSASYSTPWPMLGAYAVSKAALDKLVEAWRIEHPNIGFTRLAVGDSFGGSGDSQTEFNKTWDPAALDTAIRFWMDNGYMQGGLVDADHLADVVHSVLRCGKSSFIPYLTLAPRPADAVKELRQW
- a CDS encoding TetR/AcrR family transcriptional regulator; amino-acid sequence: MAKRGGADHERRERGDQTRRDLVDAGRALFVAQGFFNTSIGDLVTKSGVGTRGAFYHHFKDKSELFRAVFEEVENDLTLRSLASPPQGEDPWERLSRGLHSFLDAALEPEVQRIMLLDGPVVLGWQAVRLIQQGNSIALIEEQVGEAISEGVIEEQPVNELTHMLVAALEEGALLVAHAPDPGEAQRRAARILDHLLLSFAPDKRKSLRR
- a CDS encoding ABC transporter substrate-binding protein; amino-acid sequence: MADDEVRAYGSVAPLKVGLLNDYPTMGDTDNDTIAAISLVLDEALAAGLIDRPVQLVKRNVVGLPNGTYAAVEEAFDELVGEGCLAIFGPWVSDNVVPLSPHVESTARVPIITLSGSEGALGEWCFALNNGSMAEEPVMLAAVMLGDGRSRIAIAYEASLIGKEYLSFAEKAYTAAGLTVATTVAIPQVEAEKATAVKALRAAQPDAVVHVGFGHGLWGFTDALLDAGWDPPRYTTTAFELAHVNAEWMRQLAGWVGLDSYDERNSVGQAFLDRFEARYGRRPGHSMPGLAHDAATVIVRGLSAARPLTGAGVKDGIEQVKLIPAASGAPGTMLRFGRFIRQGWLGSDYLIARRVLPDGSGHVFHAAPSDNISRAVGISC